The following are from one region of the bacterium genome:
- a CDS encoding S1 RNA-binding domain-containing protein, with protein sequence MSEESPTAETSAASSDPQDSAAETPSKPESRSDETLTAESNSPPVSDNADTGDKAETTPRKRSAELPTVEGKVIGWNNGGFHVVVDGKTGFCPRSEMEVGAPREPKDYVDETFTFSVLRIEKSGKRIVLSRKARLHSDLREAVGKLRGEMEQGQVLAGTVASLTDFGAFIDLGGVQGLLHVSEISRKRINDPREVLQEGEEVEVKILKIEKGGRRISLSMKALEPDPWSDAEKLFPQGKVVKGIVERTANFGAFVEIAPGLTGLLPTSNMSLPRDTSAARVYHPGKEVSVQIVSVDKRRRRVSLGLEGSGTEGSQADFDSFRERQQTEEPAFNALAAAFEKARGVSSD encoded by the coding sequence ATGAGTGAAGAATCGCCCACAGCGGAAACATCCGCCGCCAGTTCCGACCCGCAAGACAGCGCGGCCGAGACGCCCTCCAAACCAGAGTCTCGAAGCGACGAAACCCTAACCGCCGAATCGAATAGCCCGCCGGTTTCCGATAACGCCGACACCGGTGACAAGGCCGAGACAACGCCGAGAAAGCGGTCGGCGGAGCTGCCGACGGTAGAAGGCAAGGTCATCGGCTGGAACAACGGTGGCTTCCACGTCGTCGTCGACGGAAAAACGGGCTTTTGCCCGCGGTCGGAAATGGAAGTCGGCGCACCGCGCGAGCCGAAGGACTACGTCGACGAAACGTTCACCTTCAGTGTCCTGAGAATCGAAAAGAGCGGCAAGCGAATCGTGCTGTCACGCAAGGCCAGACTCCACAGCGATCTGCGCGAGGCGGTCGGCAAGCTGCGCGGAGAGATGGAGCAGGGGCAGGTTCTGGCCGGCACCGTGGCGTCGCTGACCGATTTCGGCGCCTTCATCGACCTGGGAGGCGTCCAGGGACTCTTGCACGTTTCCGAGATCAGCCGAAAGCGGATCAACGATCCCCGCGAGGTGCTTCAAGAAGGCGAGGAAGTCGAGGTCAAGATTCTCAAAATCGAGAAGGGCGGCCGCCGAATCTCGTTGTCCATGAAGGCGCTCGAGCCGGATCCTTGGAGCGACGCCGAGAAGCTGTTCCCGCAGGGCAAAGTCGTGAAGGGAATCGTCGAGCGCACCGCGAACTTCGGCGCCTTTGTCGAGATCGCCCCTGGGCTCACCGGTCTGCTGCCCACCTCGAACATGTCCCTACCTCGCGATACGAGCGCAGCGCGCGTTTACCACCCCGGAAAAGAGGTGTCGGTGCAGATCGTCAGTGTCGACAAACGCAGGCGACGCGTCTCGCTCGGGCTCGAAGGCTCCGGTACAGAGGGCTCTCAAGCGGATTTCGACTCTTTCCGCGAGCGGCAGCAGACCGAAGAGCCGGCATTCAATGCTCTCGCGGCTGCCTTCGAGAAAGCCCGCGGGGTCTCTTCGGACTGA